In a genomic window of Oreochromis aureus strain Israel breed Guangdong unplaced genomic scaffold, ZZ_aureus HiC_scaffold_2_cut, whole genome shotgun sequence:
- the LOC116329371 gene encoding cortexin domain-containing 1, translating into MEMEGTAEPAFVDVDQGLTLACVAFLCLLLMAMIIRCAKVIMDPYSAIPTSTWEEQHLDD; encoded by the coding sequence ATGGAGATGGAAGGTACTGCTGAGCCAGCCTTTGTGGATGTGGACCAGGGCCTGACTTTAGCCTGTGTCGCCTTCCTCTGCTTACTGCTGATGGCCATGATCATCCGCTGTGCCAAGGTCATAATGGACCCATATAGTGCGATTCCTACCTCTACATGGGAGGAACAGCACTTGGATGActaa